One window of the Chelonoidis abingdonii isolate Lonesome George chromosome 3, CheloAbing_2.0, whole genome shotgun sequence genome contains the following:
- the HBS1L gene encoding HBS1-like protein isoform X4: MTVSGKKQAMGFEVPSMIAEENGHTGNTPQKRPSEDSSVTSGVVELVCKSALPSQTIQIPEEQSIVPTPVKKSSKTRQQIDVKAELEKRQGGKQLLNLVVIGHVDAGKSTLMGHLLYLLGNVNKRTMHKYEQESKKAGKASFAYAWVLDETGEERERGVTMDVGMTKFETKTKVITLMDAPGHKDFIPNMITGAAQADVAILVVDASRGEFEAGFETGGQTREHGLLVRSLGVTQLAVAVNKMDQVNWQQERFQEITSKLGQFLKQAGFKDSDVAYIPTSGLGGENLVTGCQSSELTKWYKGKCLLEQIDSFKPPQRSVDKPFRLCVSDVFKDQGSGFCVTGKIEAGYIQTGDRLLAMPPNETCTAKGITLHDELVDWAAAGDHVSLTLTGMDIIKINVGCIFCGIKEPIKACTRFRARVLIFNIDVPITKGFPVLLHYQTVSEPATIRRLLSILHKSTGEVTKKKPKVLTKGQNALIELQTQRPVALELYKDFKELGRFMLRYSGSTIAAGVVTEIKE; the protein is encoded by the exons TATGATTGCTGAAGAGAATGGGCATACTGGTAATACACCTCAAAAAAGACCATCTGAAGATTCCAGTGTCACTTCTGGAGTAGTTGAGTTGGTCTGTAAATCAGCTCTTCCATCCCAAACAATTCAGATTCCAGAAGAGCAGAGTATAGTACCTACTCCAGTGAAAAAGTCTAGTAAGACAAGACAACAAATAGATGTGAAAGCAGAGCTAGAGAAGAGGCAAGGAGGAAAACAGCTGCTGAATTTAGTGGTAatag GACATGTTGATGCAGGTAAAAGTACTCTAATGGGTCATTTACTCTACCTTCTGGGCAATGTGAACAAACGAACTATGCACAAATATGAGCAGGAATCCAAAAAGGCTGGGAAAGCTTCATTTGCTTATGCATGGGTCTTGGATGAAActggggaagaaagagaaag ggGAGTAACGATGGATGTGGGTATGACCAAATTTGAGACAAAGACTAAAGTTATTACATTGATGGATGCTCCGGGCCATAAAGATTTCATCCCAAATATGATCACAGGAGCAGCACAG GCTGATGTGGCTATCTTGGTTGTGGATGCCAGCAGGGGGGAGTTTGAAGCAGGGTTCGAGACTGGTGGACAGACTCGAGAACATGGGTTATTGGTTCGCTCTCTTGGAGTAACACAGCTGGCAGTTGCAGTCAATAAAATGGACCAG gtCAATTGGCAACAGGAGAGATTTCAGGAAATTACCAGTAAACTTGGCCAGTTTCTTAAACAAGCTGGCTTTAAG GACTCCGATGTAGCTTATATCCCTACAAGTGGTCTTGGTGGTGAAAATCTAGTCACGGGCTGTCAATCAAGTGAACTCACTAAATGGTATAAGGGAAAATGTTTGTTAGAACAAATTG attctttcAAGCCACCACAGAGATCAGTGGATAAACCATTTAGATTATGCGTGTCTGATGTTTTTAAAG ACCAAGGATCAGGATTTTGTGTGACTGGTAAAATAGAAGCAGGCTATATTCAGACTGGAGACCGACTTCTGGCTATGCCTCCCAATGAAACTTGCACAGCAAAAG GAATCACACTGCATGATGAACTAGTTGATTGGGCTGCAGCAGGAGATCACGTTAGTCTCACTTTGACCGGCATGGATATCATCAAAATCAA TGTTGGCTGTATATTTTGTGGTATCAAGGAACCCATCAAAGCCTGCACTCGTTTCAGAGCTCGAGTCCTCATCTTTAATATTGATGTCCCCATTACTAAAGGATTTCCT GTGCTTTTACACTATCAAACCGTAAGTGAGCCTGCCACTATTAGACGATTATTGAGTATCCTTCACAAGAGTACTGGCGAAGTTACAAAGAAAAAACCTAA GGTCCTGACTAAAGGACAGAATGCTTTAATAGAACTACAAACACAAAGGCCTGTTGCCCTGGAATTGTACAAAGACTTTAAAGAACTTGGAAGGTTTATGTTACGCTACAGCGGATCCACTATAGCTGCAGGAGTTGTCACAGAG aTTAAAGAATGA